One [Clostridium] saccharolyticum WM1 DNA segment encodes these proteins:
- a CDS encoding recombinase family protein, which translates to MPQVQVIKPVNAIYRYAPTKLRVCAYARVSSDSADQLNSFSVQMEHYTSLIAGNDEWELVDIYADEGITGTRSDKREEFQRMLSDCRKGKIDRILVKSVSRFARNIHDCLSTVRELKALGIEVDFEEDGLKTADMHDEMMIGAFSSIAQEESTSISNNMHWSYARRMQNGSFTCCCAPYGYDLVDNTLIPNPKEATIVRRIFGSYLSGKSMEKIADELNADGVPCKNGEIKWLYTAVSYILKSERYIGDALLQKSYTTDTMPFLTKRNKGERDRYYITSSHESLISRSEFEKVQQLMKTRNALCPSKGRGRQYVFSLKIKCGKCGTSFSRRVTNGKTYWVCHKHFRSKELCKIRQIREDAIIQAFIRMVNKLKQNSRYILSPALKELMDLKSKVTMSDAKVGSINKEMAELTKQSLVLNRLRTKGYMDSAIFMQKNNEINQQLDLLKRNRRRLLESDADDEMISDCRLLIELMEQGVPYLTGFDETLFHSIVNQIVVTEQNKLKFCLIGGFTFTEQLPKEVFGR; encoded by the coding sequence GAATTCCTTTTCCGTACAGATGGAGCATTACACCTCCCTGATTGCCGGAAATGATGAATGGGAGCTGGTGGATATTTATGCCGATGAGGGCATCACCGGAACCCGGTCGGACAAGCGGGAGGAATTTCAGCGGATGCTTTCCGACTGCAGGAAAGGCAAAATTGACCGCATCCTTGTAAAATCCGTTTCCCGGTTTGCAAGGAACATCCACGACTGCCTCTCCACTGTCCGGGAGCTGAAAGCCCTCGGCATCGAGGTGGACTTTGAAGAAGATGGCCTCAAGACAGCCGATATGCACGATGAGATGATGATCGGAGCTTTCAGCTCCATCGCTCAGGAGGAATCCACCTCCATCTCCAACAATATGCACTGGAGCTACGCCCGGAGGATGCAAAACGGTAGCTTCACTTGCTGCTGCGCTCCCTACGGATACGACCTTGTGGACAATACACTGATTCCCAATCCCAAGGAAGCAACGATAGTGCGCCGGATATTCGGGAGCTACCTCTCCGGCAAAAGTATGGAGAAAATAGCAGATGAATTGAACGCCGATGGCGTTCCCTGCAAGAATGGTGAGATAAAATGGCTGTATACTGCAGTCAGCTATATTCTCAAAAGTGAGCGTTACATCGGCGATGCCCTGCTGCAGAAATCCTACACCACCGACACCATGCCCTTTCTAACCAAGCGCAACAAAGGCGAACGTGACCGCTATTATATCACCAGCTCCCATGAGTCTCTCATCAGCCGGTCGGAGTTTGAAAAGGTACAACAGCTGATGAAAACCCGTAACGCCCTCTGCCCAAGCAAGGGGCGTGGCAGGCAGTACGTTTTCTCCTTGAAAATCAAGTGCGGGAAATGCGGTACAAGCTTCTCCCGCAGGGTGACCAATGGCAAAACCTATTGGGTCTGCCATAAGCACTTCCGCAGCAAGGAGCTGTGCAAAATTCGCCAAATCCGAGAGGATGCCATTATACAGGCATTTATCCGAATGGTTAACAAGCTAAAACAGAACAGCCGCTATATTCTTTCCCCCGCTTTAAAAGAGCTAATGGATCTCAAGTCTAAAGTCACCATGAGCGATGCAAAAGTCGGAAGCATCAACAAGGAAATGGCAGAACTCACCAAGCAGAGTCTGGTACTGAATCGTCTCAGGACGAAAGGTTACATGGACTCTGCTATTTTTATGCAGAAAAATAATGAAATCAACCAGCAACTTGACCTCCTGAAGCGCAACCGCCGCAGACTACTGGAAAGTGATGCGGACGATGAGATGATTTCCGACTGCAGGCTGCTGATTGAACTAATGGAACAAGGAGTACCGTACCTGACCGGCTTTGACGAAACCTTGTTTCACAGCATCGTCAATCAAATTGTTGTCACCGAGCAGAATAAGTTGAAATTCTGCCTGATCGGTGGCTTTACCTTTACCGAGCAGCTGCCAAAGGAGGTGTTCGGACGATGA
- a CDS encoding recombinase family protein, whose product MKKNRYLPFGYHIQNGTLCIHEAEAAVVRQVFEDYQAGTSYRRIAESLAAKGIPYMENRTDWNKHMAKRMLENSRYCGSDDFPQIISADTFEAVAALIGQKSQGESLSEELDSIRSKAVCGACGAKYKRDGRSKKYEAWCCSAEGRITPKRITDQALLESVTAILNTIIREPSQLELSSPHRENYSLDVARTENQINRELEKSEVDSDYTKLLIFGCAAAKYEACTDTEPEYLTRRLLAIFEKQPLLEDYSIGLFEDTVKQVVIDADGSLWLRMINGKLIQNQAGKE is encoded by the coding sequence ATGAAGAAAAACCGATACCTTCCATTCGGCTATCACATTCAAAATGGTACGCTGTGCATCCATGAAGCGGAAGCCGCTGTGGTACGGCAAGTTTTTGAGGATTACCAAGCCGGAACGTCTTATCGCCGGATTGCCGAAAGCCTCGCTGCCAAAGGCATTCCCTATATGGAGAATCGCACGGACTGGAACAAGCACATGGCCAAGCGGATGCTGGAGAATTCACGCTACTGCGGCAGTGATGACTTCCCGCAGATTATCTCTGCCGACACGTTCGAGGCTGTGGCCGCCCTAATCGGGCAGAAAAGCCAAGGGGAGTCTTTATCCGAGGAACTGGACAGCATCCGCAGTAAAGCGGTTTGTGGGGCTTGTGGAGCCAAATACAAAAGGGATGGCAGAAGCAAGAAATATGAAGCGTGGTGCTGCTCCGCCGAGGGGCGCATTACACCCAAGAGAATCACAGACCAAGCCCTGCTGGAGAGCGTAACAGCAATCCTGAACACCATCATCCGTGAGCCGAGCCAGCTGGAGCTTTCTTCACCGCACCGGGAGAACTATTCCCTCGACGTTGCCCGTACGGAAAACCAAATCAACCGGGAGCTTGAAAAAAGCGAGGTGGACAGCGACTACACCAAGCTGCTGATATTCGGCTGTGCCGCTGCAAAATATGAGGCCTGTACTGATACGGAGCCGGAATACTTAACCCGCCGGTTGCTGGCGATATTCGAGAAACAGCCGCTGTTGGAGGATTATTCAATCGGATTATTTGAGGATACCGTCAAGCAGGTGGTCATTGATGCGGACGGCAGCCTGTGGTTGCGGATGATCAACGGAAAGCTAATTCAAAATCAGGCCGGAAAGGAGTAA
- a CDS encoding recombinase family protein: MQTQTITPIQKKVDVIPANILLTKPNARKRKLRVAAYCRVSTEQEEQQSSYAAQIAYYTDKISKNKDWELAGIFADEGITGTSAKKRTEFLKLMALCEKGKIDMVLTKSVSRFSRNTLDAIGYIRKLKAKGIPIIFEKEGINTMEMASEMALCFLSGFAQAESESISRNVTWGKRQSFKSGKVPFQYSRLLGYEKGEDGQPKIVPDEAEIVKRIFRSYYSGASVRTIKESLEADNILSPTGKQEWSVGVLQYMLRNERYIGDALLQKTYVADCLTKETRKNNGEIPQYYVTGNHEPIISKDLFNLVQEEIARRAGKRKVAKKAVKTEKGKYSSKYALTELLCCGDCGTQYRRVTWARNGKKKVVWRCINRLEYGTKYCKESPTIEESRLHQAIVTALNRLDEDKADVIETLKAGLRLAIGTQDDDSFNEAAVKNRIAELQSVMMDLVELSSKSSAGADYFDAEFEEIAAEIKGLQGQLGEHQEQTMLAQNTQARIHELLYTLEHIDLSVKEYRDDVVKGIITKVVVLSTDRIRITFDNNMEMEQELPGE; encoded by the coding sequence ATGCAAACACAGACTATAACACCCATACAGAAAAAGGTCGATGTGATCCCCGCCAATATTCTTTTAACCAAGCCCAATGCCAGAAAGAGAAAGCTGCGTGTGGCGGCCTACTGCCGGGTCAGCACTGAACAGGAAGAACAACAGTCCAGCTACGCTGCGCAGATTGCTTACTATACTGATAAAATCAGCAAAAACAAGGATTGGGAGCTTGCCGGTATTTTTGCCGATGAGGGCATCACCGGAACCAGCGCCAAGAAGCGTACCGAGTTTCTCAAGCTCATGGCACTGTGTGAAAAAGGCAAAATAGACATGGTGCTGACTAAATCGGTTTCCCGGTTTTCCAGAAACACGCTGGATGCCATAGGGTATATCCGGAAGCTCAAGGCAAAGGGTATTCCCATCATCTTTGAAAAAGAGGGCATCAACACGATGGAGATGGCCAGCGAAATGGCACTGTGCTTCCTCAGCGGGTTTGCGCAGGCTGAGAGTGAGTCCATCAGCCGCAATGTCACATGGGGCAAGCGCCAGAGCTTCAAAAGCGGAAAGGTTCCCTTTCAATATTCCCGTCTGCTGGGTTATGAAAAAGGCGAGGACGGTCAGCCAAAGATCGTGCCGGATGAAGCGGAAATTGTCAAACGGATTTTCCGGAGCTATTATTCCGGTGCCAGCGTCCGAACAATAAAGGAATCGCTGGAGGCAGATAACATTCTCTCGCCCACCGGCAAGCAAGAATGGTCAGTTGGCGTACTGCAATATATGCTCCGCAACGAGCGTTACATTGGAGATGCCCTACTGCAGAAAACCTATGTGGCGGACTGCCTGACCAAGGAAACCCGGAAAAACAACGGCGAAATCCCGCAATATTATGTAACCGGAAACCATGAGCCGATTATATCAAAGGATTTATTCAACCTCGTACAGGAGGAAATCGCCCGGAGAGCTGGTAAGAGAAAAGTGGCCAAGAAAGCGGTGAAAACTGAAAAAGGGAAATACAGCAGCAAATATGCGCTGACTGAGCTTCTCTGCTGTGGTGACTGCGGGACGCAATATCGCCGGGTTACTTGGGCAAGGAACGGCAAGAAAAAGGTGGTCTGGCGCTGCATCAACCGCTTGGAATACGGTACGAAATACTGCAAGGAATCGCCCACCATTGAGGAAAGCCGGTTGCACCAAGCCATTGTCACAGCCCTGAATCGGCTGGATGAGGATAAGGCAGATGTCATTGAAACCCTCAAGGCAGGCCTGCGGCTGGCCATCGGTACGCAGGATGATGACAGTTTCAATGAAGCTGCTGTCAAGAACCGTATCGCTGAGCTACAGAGCGTCATGATGGATTTAGTGGAACTCAGCTCCAAATCTAGTGCCGGTGCGGATTACTTCGATGCCGAGTTTGAGGAAATAGCTGCGGAGATAAAGGGACTGCAGGGGCAGCTTGGGGAGCATCAAGAGCAGACCATGCTCGCCCAAAACACACAAGCTCGAATCCATGAGCTGCTTTACACGCTGGAACACATTGACCTTAGTGTAAAGGAATATCGTGATGATGTAGTTAAGGGGATTATCACCAAGGTGGTGGTTTTATCCACAGATCGAATCCGGATTACTTTTGATAACAACATGGAGATGGAACAGGAGCTGCCGGGTGAATAA
- a CDS encoding MerR family transcriptional regulator — protein MDYMTAKEAAEKWAITPRRVQVLCAQGKISGAVRFGVTWAIPKDAVKPKDGRRRIQKAER, from the coding sequence ATGGACTATATGACAGCAAAAGAAGCAGCGGAAAAATGGGCGATCACTCCACGCCGGGTACAGGTGCTTTGCGCACAGGGCAAAATATCTGGTGCTGTTCGGTTTGGGGTTACTTGGGCTATACCTAAGGATGCGGTGAAGCCCAAGGATGGGCGGCGCAGAATACAAAAAGCTGAAAGATAA
- a CDS encoding FRG domain-containing protein — MKTTVISSFDDYVTYTENYKNNYYFRGQANCQWEIAPSLFRKKDCLPLECEKIQEEMKLSKLDVFSSIFKLQHYGFPTRICDLSISPLSSLFFTIEDNSQSNSDGVVYVFNKELAIPFSSKEVVLFSKVLLKNYPTIDALEDDIFSKNQIQEILSSNYIIQYDYHFSYTNQRAILQGGTGILFGFDCSNDVISPIGKKGLDAYIDEKIIIPRDIKREISDRLRKLGFIHDVLYQVFESTNTTKNFSLTKTKFDIHDKYEFRKILANYQISSINFDKEELIKRIAEIYKNLFLAYGANARIWLYIYLDENDLTEGNFICRTEWRQDCPYTIKWTKDYFTRRFSYINEQASEQEIIRKFSDLIHLIDPAFDDISHFVSNNIYSIEDLINKIQSYKKQVKMASFRSDDIPKGNCDIEKFSNAAYAYIKDVERLIDEMLLYTSRGEKEQFLKYWVEVLVKDCKKSKERLEKMEVKHD; from the coding sequence ATGAAAACAACTGTTATTAGTTCTTTTGATGATTATGTTACTTACACAGAAAACTATAAAAACAATTACTATTTTAGAGGACAAGCAAATTGCCAATGGGAAATAGCTCCATCTTTGTTTAGAAAAAAAGACTGTCTACCGTTGGAATGTGAAAAAATTCAGGAAGAGATGAAACTATCCAAATTGGATGTTTTTTCTTCAATATTTAAACTTCAGCACTATGGGTTTCCAACGAGAATCTGTGATTTAAGTATTAGTCCACTGAGTTCATTGTTTTTTACTATAGAAGATAATTCTCAGAGTAACTCCGATGGCGTTGTATATGTTTTTAATAAAGAGCTTGCTATTCCATTTAGCAGCAAAGAGGTTGTGTTGTTTTCAAAAGTTCTTCTAAAAAATTACCCAACCATTGACGCATTAGAGGATGATATATTCTCAAAGAATCAGATTCAAGAAATCTTATCTTCGAATTATATAATACAATATGACTATCATTTTTCTTATACGAACCAAAGAGCTATTCTTCAAGGAGGTACAGGAATATTATTTGGATTTGATTGCAGTAATGATGTAATTAGTCCTATTGGCAAAAAAGGTCTTGACGCTTATATAGATGAAAAAATTATTATTCCCCGTGATATTAAACGTGAAATAAGCGACAGATTAAGGAAACTCGGTTTTATACACGATGTTTTATATCAAGTTTTTGAAAGCACAAATACAACCAAAAATTTTTCATTAACTAAAACTAAGTTTGATATTCATGATAAATATGAGTTTAGAAAGATTCTTGCCAATTATCAAATTAGTAGTATTAACTTTGACAAAGAAGAATTGATTAAAAGAATTGCTGAAATTTATAAAAATCTATTTCTTGCATATGGTGCTAATGCTCGTATATGGTTATACATTTATCTTGATGAAAATGATCTGACTGAAGGCAACTTTATTTGTAGAACAGAATGGCGTCAAGATTGTCCTTACACAATTAAATGGACTAAAGATTATTTTACCAGAAGATTCAGCTATATAAATGAACAGGCCTCTGAACAGGAGATAATCAGGAAATTCAGCGATTTAATTCATTTGATTGATCCCGCATTCGATGATATATCGCATTTTGTTTCTAATAATATATATTCGATAGAGGACTTAATAAATAAAATACAATCGTATAAAAAGCAAGTTAAAATGGCATCTTTTAGATCTGACGATATTCCAAAAGGTAACTGTGACATTGAGAAATTTTCAAATGCTGCTTATGCATATATCAAAGATGTAGAACGCCTTATTGATGAAATGTTGTTATATACTTCCAGAGGGGAGAAAGAACAATTTCTTAAGTACTGGGTGGAAGTTCTTGTAAAAGATTGTAAGAAATCCAAAGAACGTTTGGAAAAGATGGAGGTAAAACATGATTAA
- a CDS encoding DUF6414 family protein: protein MIKVVYFDDLSATDYLNIYDGGEKIQTKNKIEEKNKELASKTSANLFAKLSWLPFLGGSAETSASADFSLSGSSLVKTTLSNTVLTDFLNRAQNDERICVFNDYKVRAYKNSIAFFKMFTPFLKITKSDFTTDEGFVFDISKLDEAFTSGKGYYELIAENTVGGMLKKYIFRFNIVSFRNNYSIADLSKMDLNYYAVKVGKSEEEMLDISKEFNFEQKSISSAFDIIEDQSNGNALDVFDVILAGVDI, encoded by the coding sequence ATGATTAAAGTTGTATATTTTGATGACTTGTCAGCAACAGATTATCTAAACATATATGATGGTGGAGAAAAAATACAAACTAAAAATAAAATTGAAGAAAAAAATAAAGAGTTAGCAAGTAAGACTTCTGCTAATTTGTTTGCTAAGCTAAGCTGGCTTCCTTTTTTAGGTGGCAGTGCTGAAACAAGTGCAAGTGCAGACTTTTCATTAAGCGGGTCGTCCTTAGTAAAAACTACACTATCAAATACTGTTTTAACAGACTTTTTGAATAGAGCTCAAAATGATGAAAGAATATGTGTATTTAATGATTATAAAGTAAGAGCTTATAAAAACTCTATCGCATTTTTTAAAATGTTTACACCCTTTTTAAAAATTACAAAATCCGACTTCACTACCGATGAGGGTTTTGTTTTCGATATTTCTAAGTTAGATGAGGCTTTTACCAGCGGCAAAGGATATTATGAATTAATTGCCGAGAATACCGTAGGTGGGATGCTGAAAAAGTACATATTCCGTTTCAACATTGTATCTTTCAGAAATAATTATAGTATAGCTGATTTATCTAAAATGGATTTAAATTATTATGCAGTCAAGGTCGGAAAATCTGAGGAAGAGATGTTGGATATTAGTAAGGAGTTTAATTTTGAGCAGAAATCAATAAGTTCTGCTTTTGATATTATTGAAGATCAAAGTAACGGCAATGCCTTGGATGTATTCGACGTAATTCTTGCTGGAGTAGATATATGA
- a CDS encoding AAA family ATPase produces MKKITVFYGPKKGYEKLIPNDNTSLSEFITNDDAKRKEIIIKQQNQGQEYEAEKIKTHIDNLVAYSESYAGITEGAVQSFISILSGYDIDNLFLQNPPIQIRQQFEQTFPKIVEVKKYNYKTLTKSAFLKINNSFSEYIVGQEKAKERILVSLYPLLNKSNRKPMVLMFYGPSGVGKTETAKFISKTLGEKLFRKQFSMFHSGEFSGYLFGGNHSQPCFAKDLLERESNVILLDEFDKPAPVFHSAFYQLFDEGVFEDKNYHVELFNSIVICTSNYQNEEEIRKHLGDPIFYRFDRFIKFDTLSLESIKKIIDICVSNKMKTIDLKERKIVNIKRIKNIMYSNASRFTNVRQVDKIVQEFIDMELVNRFILNNSKK; encoded by the coding sequence ATGAAGAAAATTACTGTTTTTTATGGTCCTAAAAAAGGGTATGAAAAACTAATACCAAATGACAACACTTCATTATCAGAATTTATAACCAATGATGATGCAAAAAGGAAAGAGATCATCATTAAGCAACAAAACCAAGGACAAGAATATGAAGCGGAGAAAATTAAAACTCATATTGATAATTTAGTTGCTTATTCAGAATCATATGCTGGAATTACCGAGGGGGCCGTTCAAAGCTTTATCAGCATATTAAGCGGATATGATATTGATAATCTATTTCTTCAAAATCCGCCCATTCAAATACGGCAACAATTTGAACAGACTTTCCCCAAAATAGTTGAAGTAAAAAAATATAATTATAAAACATTGACTAAATCAGCTTTCTTAAAAATAAACAATTCTTTTTCTGAATATATTGTTGGACAAGAGAAAGCTAAAGAACGTATTCTTGTTTCATTATACCCTTTGCTAAATAAATCTAATAGAAAACCTATGGTCTTGATGTTTTATGGCCCTTCGGGGGTAGGCAAAACAGAAACGGCAAAATTCATTAGCAAAACACTGGGTGAAAAACTATTCAGAAAACAATTTTCAATGTTTCATAGTGGAGAGTTTAGCGGTTATTTATTTGGAGGGAATCATTCACAACCATGTTTTGCTAAAGATTTGTTAGAAAGGGAATCAAATGTAATTTTGCTTGATGAGTTTGATAAACCGGCACCTGTGTTTCATAGTGCTTTTTATCAGCTGTTTGATGAGGGTGTTTTTGAAGATAAAAATTATCATGTCGAATTATTTAATTCAATAGTCATATGTACATCTAATTACCAAAATGAGGAGGAAATTAGAAAGCATTTGGGCGATCCAATCTTTTATCGGTTTGATCGATTTATAAAGTTTGATACCTTATCTTTAGAATCAATAAAGAAAATTATTGACATATGTGTGTCAAACAAAATGAAAACCATTGATCTCAAGGAAAGGAAAATCGTTAATATCAAGAGAATTAAAAATATTATGTATAGTAATG